The proteins below are encoded in one region of Halalkalicoccus jeotgali B3:
- a CDS encoding pyridoxamine 5'-phosphate oxidase family protein — protein MSERPGMGDVEYTYTRGMDEGAVDERLAGAETGVLALAVGDDAYAIPVAFHREGERVYFRLAVHEGSEKAASLESTARAAFVVYDTAPPDDSWSIVLRGPIRPAERDLDDATINALFTPLRVFDESIESIEPTVYELAIETVTGRTT, from the coding sequence ATGAGCGAGCGCCCGGGGATGGGGGACGTCGAGTATACCTACACGCGGGGGATGGACGAGGGGGCGGTCGACGAGCGTCTCGCGGGCGCGGAGACGGGCGTGCTCGCGCTCGCCGTCGGCGACGACGCCTACGCGATCCCGGTGGCGTTCCACCGCGAGGGCGAGCGGGTCTACTTCCGGCTGGCCGTCCACGAAGGCAGCGAGAAGGCCGCGTCCCTCGAATCGACCGCACGGGCGGCGTTCGTCGTCTACGATACTGCACCGCCCGACGACTCCTGGAGTATCGTGCTCCGGGGGCCGATCCGGCCCGCCGAACGGGACCTCGACGACGCGACGATCAACGCGCTGTTTACCCCTCTCAGAGTGTTCGACGAGTCGATCGAGTCGATCGAACCGACGGTCTACGAACTCGCGATCGAAACGGTCACGGGCCGAACGACCTGA
- a CDS encoding alpha/beta hydrolase translates to MADAPLEHVSSAPDTPADGPAPAVVLIHGRGTNERDLLPIAERLPDQLHVLSVRAPDPLQGGYTWYELDLSAGGLHASQPHPEEFRRSLDLLHGFVEWAVGEYDLDPERVGLLGFSQGAIASLAALTERPENYDWIVALNGYLAASHEDSAGNARDKPVFLGAGEADQIIPAERAERAAELLEEAGAAVRLEVYPVGHGTHPEEIRAVSAWVAERL, encoded by the coding sequence ATGGCCGACGCCCCGCTCGAACACGTCAGCAGCGCACCCGATACCCCGGCCGACGGTCCCGCCCCGGCGGTCGTGTTGATCCACGGCCGGGGGACGAACGAACGGGATCTCCTGCCCATCGCCGAGCGTCTGCCCGACCAACTGCACGTCCTCAGCGTTCGCGCGCCCGACCCGCTGCAGGGCGGGTACACGTGGTACGAACTCGACCTCTCGGCGGGCGGCCTCCACGCGAGCCAGCCCCACCCCGAGGAGTTCCGCCGCAGCCTCGACCTCCTCCACGGGTTCGTCGAGTGGGCTGTCGGGGAGTACGACCTCGATCCCGAGCGGGTCGGCCTGCTGGGCTTCAGCCAGGGTGCGATCGCGAGCCTCGCGGCACTCACAGAGCGCCCCGAGAACTACGACTGGATCGTCGCGCTGAACGGTTATCTCGCCGCCTCACACGAGGACAGCGCGGGCAACGCCCGCGATAAGCCGGTGTTCCTCGGTGCCGGCGAGGCGGATCAGATCATCCCCGCCGAGCGCGCCGAGCGCGCCGCTGAACTGCTGGAGGAAGCGGGCGCGGCCGTGCGCCTCGAGGTCTACCCAGTGGGCCACGGTACCCACCCCGAGGAGATCCGGGCAGTCTCGGCGTGGGTGGCCGAGCGGCTCTGA
- a CDS encoding carboxypeptidase M32: protein MAQSTTENDTYERFVEKVRRIENLGAGAGVLQWDQEVKMPDEGIEARSQQLSTLSAVIHEEFTDEEMGTYLDELESTDLDGKEESVVREIRRQYERKTRVPTELVEEISRTTSEALPKWKEAKAEDDFSVFAPILEELIELKKEYAEHIDPDADPYAVLFADYEPYIELETAEEMLTRLREELVPLIDSVADSEADLAVDAFAGEFDPETQEELARDALDTLGYDWDRGRLDTAPHPFSTGTQFDARVTTRFDETDLLGGLTSTIHEFGHATYTLGLPDEHYGTPLGDSRDLTVHESQSRLWENHVGRSRAFWELFLPQVEERFPDVDAGTEEAYEAANQVYDDNLIRVEADELTYHMHIVLRFEIERELIEGDLSVEEIPETWNEKMEEYLGVKPETDAEGCLQDIHWSHGSFGYFPTYSLGSVLAAQLYANADEDIEDLDGKIRAGEFDPLRDWLVENVHRHGARYTTPELIERATGESFTADHFLEYVTEKYGELYGI from the coding sequence ATGGCGCAGTCGACGACGGAAAACGATACCTACGAGCGGTTCGTCGAGAAGGTCAGACGCATCGAGAACCTGGGGGCCGGAGCGGGCGTCCTCCAGTGGGACCAAGAGGTGAAGATGCCCGACGAGGGGATCGAAGCCCGCTCCCAGCAGCTCTCGACCCTCTCGGCGGTGATCCACGAGGAGTTCACCGACGAAGAGATGGGGACGTACCTCGACGAGCTCGAATCGACCGATCTCGACGGGAAAGAAGAATCGGTCGTGCGGGAGATCCGCCGCCAGTACGAGCGAAAGACCCGCGTCCCGACCGAACTGGTCGAGGAGATCTCCCGGACGACCTCCGAAGCGCTCCCGAAGTGGAAGGAGGCGAAAGCCGAGGACGACTTCTCGGTCTTCGCGCCGATCCTCGAGGAGCTGATCGAGCTGAAAAAGGAGTACGCGGAGCACATCGATCCCGATGCCGACCCCTACGCGGTGCTCTTTGCGGACTACGAACCCTACATCGAACTGGAGACGGCGGAGGAGATGCTGACTCGACTGCGCGAGGAGCTCGTTCCGCTGATCGATTCGGTCGCCGACTCCGAGGCCGACCTCGCGGTCGACGCCTTCGCCGGCGAGTTCGACCCCGAAACCCAGGAGGAACTGGCACGCGACGCGCTCGATACGCTGGGGTATGACTGGGATCGCGGACGCCTCGACACCGCACCACACCCCTTCTCGACGGGCACCCAGTTCGACGCCCGGGTCACCACGCGTTTCGACGAGACGGACCTGCTGGGCGGGCTGACGAGCACGATCCACGAGTTCGGCCACGCGACCTATACCTTAGGACTGCCCGACGAGCACTACGGCACCCCATTGGGCGATTCCCGGGATCTCACCGTCCACGAGTCCCAGTCCCGGCTCTGGGAGAACCACGTCGGGCGCTCACGGGCGTTCTGGGAACTGTTCCTCCCGCAGGTCGAAGAGCGCTTTCCCGATGTCGACGCGGGTACCGAGGAGGCCTACGAGGCAGCCAATCAGGTCTACGATGACAACCTCATTCGCGTCGAGGCCGACGAGCTGACCTATCACATGCATATCGTCCTGCGCTTCGAGATCGAGCGCGAGCTCATCGAGGGCGACCTCTCGGTCGAGGAGATCCCAGAAACCTGGAACGAGAAGATGGAGGAGTACCTCGGCGTCAAGCCGGAGACCGATGCCGAAGGGTGCTTACAGGACATCCACTGGTCGCACGGTTCCTTCGGGTATTTCCCGACGTACTCGCTCGGAAGCGTGCTCGCCGCCCAGCTGTACGCGAACGCCGACGAGGACATCGAGGACCTCGACGGGAAGATTCGAGCGGGGGAGTTCGACCCGCTTCGCGACTGGCTCGTCGAGAACGTCCACCGCCACGGCGCGCGCTACACCACGCCCGAGTTGATCGAACGGGCCACCGGCGAGTCGTTCACCGCCGATCACTTCCTCGAGTACGTGACGGAGAAGTACGGCGAACTGTACGGTATTTAG
- a CDS encoding HVO_0416 family zinc finger protein, protein MATAPDGDDMFDQFLSERGHETEPAGWDTDYNKKQCPDCGGLHDQSASDCTVCGWAPR, encoded by the coding sequence ATGGCCACCGCACCCGACGGCGACGACATGTTCGACCAGTTCCTGTCCGAGCGTGGACACGAGACGGAACCGGCAGGGTGGGACACCGACTATAACAAAAAGCAGTGTCCCGACTGCGGCGGCCTTCACGATCAGTCCGCCTCGGACTGTACGGTCTGTGGGTGGGCACCACGCTAG
- a CDS encoding UvrD-helicase domain-containing protein: protein MAETQVTRLFGGPGSGKTTALLDRVEGLLERDEVAVNDVLVVSYTRAAAAEIRERLAERLDISPRSLQGNVCTMHAKAYELLDLSRADVVGEKQKKAFCEDYGLEFEDEYSGAGRRTARSTTLGNKIIATSQWLQRTNREVGDWYDVPFQWNDEEVRLPPEIDENSLSGNKYTPTWPSDDDRIDIPEAIRAWRAFKGEEGLVGFADMLERVEQRSLVPNVDFLVIDEFQDITTLQYAVYEEWKPHMEGVLIAGDDDQVVYAWQGADPNLLLDAEVDDDNVLPNSYRLPSRILDVVNREVRHIEKRQEKDLNPRKEGGKVEAVESPSMLDLVRNVRATVAETPDETVMVLFRARYQMFQFLDEFISEGMPFRVLTDQRMWTDRLQQFIAAVEKIDAGEEINGLEARRLADMLADSAFSTNDRDDLFDEIDERKEAAGVDNVAEITIGPETIREYAPFVPDPVSAADMSRKITSFQRKSVKSYFATGTYEGADPERVRVGTIHSAKGREADHVFVATDLTEKVVEQMAATIEQEAVPIEEEFTRTTSPVPMLTDNERRVFYVGMSRARERLVLMENLVNGAPTLPLDVLLCNEPREEPIEELIAEANAPEAEVH from the coding sequence ATGGCTGAGACACAGGTCACCCGACTGTTCGGTGGACCCGGCAGCGGGAAGACGACCGCCCTACTCGACCGCGTCGAGGGGCTCCTTGAACGCGACGAGGTCGCCGTCAACGACGTATTGGTCGTCTCCTATACGCGGGCCGCCGCCGCCGAGATCCGCGAACGACTGGCCGAACGCCTCGACATCTCCCCACGGAGCCTGCAGGGCAACGTCTGTACGATGCACGCGAAGGCCTACGAACTGCTCGACCTCTCGCGTGCGGACGTCGTCGGCGAGAAACAGAAAAAGGCGTTCTGTGAGGACTACGGCCTGGAGTTCGAAGACGAGTACAGCGGCGCCGGCCGCCGGACCGCGCGCTCAACGACGCTCGGCAACAAGATCATCGCGACGAGCCAGTGGCTCCAGCGCACCAACAGGGAAGTCGGCGACTGGTACGACGTGCCCTTCCAGTGGAACGACGAGGAGGTCCGTCTGCCCCCCGAGATCGACGAGAACTCGCTGTCGGGCAACAAGTACACTCCGACGTGGCCCTCGGATGACGACCGGATCGACATCCCCGAGGCGATCCGGGCGTGGCGCGCGTTCAAGGGCGAGGAGGGGCTGGTCGGCTTCGCCGATATGCTCGAACGGGTCGAACAGCGCTCGCTGGTTCCGAACGTCGACTTCCTGGTCATCGACGAGTTCCAGGACATCACCACGCTGCAGTACGCCGTCTACGAGGAGTGGAAACCCCACATGGAGGGTGTGTTGATCGCCGGCGACGACGACCAGGTCGTCTACGCCTGGCAGGGTGCGGACCCGAACCTCCTCTTGGACGCCGAGGTCGACGACGACAACGTCCTACCGAACTCCTATCGGCTCCCCTCGCGGATCCTCGACGTCGTCAACCGCGAGGTCCGACACATCGAAAAGCGCCAGGAGAAGGACCTGAACCCCCGCAAGGAGGGCGGCAAGGTCGAGGCCGTCGAGAGCCCCTCGATGCTCGATCTGGTGCGAAACGTGCGCGCAACGGTCGCCGAAACCCCCGACGAGACGGTGATGGTGCTCTTTCGGGCGCGCTATCAGATGTTCCAGTTCCTCGATGAGTTCATCTCCGAGGGGATGCCCTTCCGGGTGCTGACCGACCAGCGGATGTGGACCGACCGCCTCCAGCAGTTCATCGCCGCCGTCGAGAAGATCGACGCGGGCGAGGAGATCAACGGGTTGGAGGCCCGGCGCCTCGCGGACATGCTCGCCGATTCCGCGTTCAGCACGAACGACCGGGACGACCTCTTCGACGAGATCGACGAGCGAAAGGAGGCCGCGGGCGTCGACAACGTCGCGGAGATCACGATCGGGCCCGAGACCATCCGCGAGTACGCGCCCTTCGTCCCCGACCCGGTCTCGGCCGCGGACATGTCCCGGAAGATCACCAGTTTCCAGCGAAAGAGCGTCAAGTCTTACTTCGCGACGGGGACCTACGAGGGTGCGGACCCAGAGCGCGTGCGCGTCGGGACGATCCACTCCGCGAAGGGCCGCGAGGCCGACCACGTCTTCGTCGCGACCGATCTCACTGAAAAGGTCGTCGAACAGATGGCCGCGACGATCGAACAGGAAGCGGTGCCCATCGAGGAGGAGTTTACCCGGACGACCAGCCCGGTGCCGATGCTGACCGACAACGAACGGCGCGTGTTCTACGTCGGGATGAGCCGCGCACGGGAGCGACTCGTCCTGATGGAGAACCTCGTCAACGGCGCGCCGACGCTGCCACTCGACGTGTTGCTCTGTAACGAACCCCGCGAGGAGCCCATCGAGGAGCTGATCGCCGAGGCCAACGCCCCCGAGGCCGAAGTCCACTAG
- a CDS encoding DUF7533 family protein, with the protein MKLPGILSMIQLGSGLIFAIPLGIIGIEFLTNGRPVFGAGFLLVAAAMLLLPEYVARRVGSPREWVLGRLPFRRGD; encoded by the coding sequence ATGAAACTCCCCGGTATCCTAAGCATGATCCAGCTGGGCTCGGGGCTGATCTTCGCGATCCCGCTCGGTATCATCGGTATCGAGTTTCTGACGAACGGTCGGCCGGTTTTCGGTGCCGGATTCCTGCTCGTCGCCGCCGCGATGCTCCTGTTGCCCGAGTACGTCGCCCGTCGGGTCGGTAGCCCGCGCGAGTGGGTTCTCGGCCGGCTTCCCTTCCGGCGCGGGGACTGA
- a CDS encoding M24 family metallopeptidase, with amino-acid sequence MDYEALEAELDSRDAAAFVHVGDRFDDDLRYLTRFSGPDREYAFVYDGEDGEAVLCAPRLFEAQARREFSGTVVSAAEQDATTAGQRAAELVSGTVLVPRSIPHAAAVWLEEGGCDIESSAIVSRMRARKTEGEIDRIRAVQGSARVGMARAETVLASAGINGEALEWEGEALTTERLRREADAAMAREGVAPAGNTVIGAGESCADLHFTGDVPIEAGETVLLDLSPRGPAGYYGDLSRTFVVDPEGGWERRAYVAVERAREAALDALSEGAGTLATAVHEETAAEIAAYGFRPDGSPGFTHGTGHGVGMSLHEAPSLRTDTELAAGTVLTVEPGVYDPREGGVRIEDLVVVREEGIEIPVEYPRSLVPQVRSFGP; translated from the coding sequence ATGGACTACGAGGCGCTCGAGGCCGAACTCGACTCGCGGGATGCAGCGGCATTCGTCCACGTCGGCGACCGCTTTGACGACGACCTCAGGTACCTCACACGTTTTTCGGGCCCCGACCGCGAGTACGCCTTCGTCTACGACGGTGAGGACGGCGAGGCGGTCCTCTGTGCGCCCCGACTGTTCGAAGCGCAGGCTCGACGGGAGTTCTCCGGGACCGTCGTGAGCGCCGCCGAACAGGACGCGACGACCGCGGGACAGCGCGCCGCAGAACTCGTCTCGGGAACGGTCCTGGTCCCCCGATCGATCCCCCACGCCGCCGCCGTCTGGCTCGAAGAGGGGGGTTGTGACATCGAATCGAGCGCCATCGTGAGCCGAATGCGTGCACGGAAGACCGAGGGTGAAATCGACCGGATCCGGGCGGTACAGGGGTCTGCCCGGGTCGGGATGGCCCGCGCGGAGACGGTGCTGGCCTCGGCGGGGATCAATGGGGAAGCCCTCGAATGGGAAGGCGAGGCGCTTACGACCGAGCGCCTGCGCCGTGAGGCCGACGCCGCGATGGCACGCGAGGGCGTCGCGCCGGCTGGAAACACCGTGATCGGCGCGGGAGAGAGCTGTGCGGACCTGCACTTTACCGGCGACGTCCCGATAGAGGCGGGCGAGACCGTCCTGCTGGACCTCTCGCCGCGCGGACCGGCGGGCTACTACGGCGACCTCTCGCGGACCTTCGTCGTCGATCCGGAGGGGGGGTGGGAGCGCCGGGCGTACGTCGCCGTCGAACGCGCCCGGGAGGCCGCCCTCGACGCCCTCTCGGAGGGTGCGGGAACGCTCGCGACCGCGGTCCACGAGGAGACCGCCGCGGAGATCGCCGCCTACGGCTTCCGGCCCGACGGATCGCCCGGATTCACCCACGGGACGGGCCACGGCGTCGGGATGAGCCTGCATGAGGCCCCGTCGCTGCGCACGGACACCGAGTTGGCGGCAGGAACGGTGCTGACGGTCGAACCGGGCGTCTACGACCCCCGAGAGGGGGGTGTGCGGATCGAGGACCTCGTCGTCGTCCGCGAGGAAGGGATCGAGATCCCCGTCGAGTACCCCCGGTCGCTCGTCCCGCAGGTCAGGTCGTTCGGCCCGTGA
- a CDS encoding EamA family transporter: MNYVGWTLLALLAYTVFPPLVNLSTRTVPSAVVTLVAASTFALGAAGVVVYRGERVAPYLLSGEAIYMYAAGITLTVGLLAYYYALSVGPVSVVVPVFGMFVVTSSLLGVTVLGEPLTARKLLGIAFAALAIYLIAVE; encoded by the coding sequence GTGAACTACGTCGGCTGGACGCTTCTGGCGTTGCTCGCGTACACCGTCTTCCCGCCGCTGGTGAACCTCTCGACCCGGACGGTCCCCAGCGCGGTCGTGACGCTGGTCGCGGCCTCGACGTTCGCGCTGGGCGCAGCGGGCGTCGTCGTCTATCGGGGCGAGCGCGTCGCGCCGTACCTCCTTTCGGGCGAGGCGATCTACATGTACGCCGCCGGGATCACGCTCACCGTGGGGTTGCTCGCGTACTACTACGCGCTGTCGGTCGGTCCCGTCAGCGTCGTCGTTCCCGTCTTCGGGATGTTCGTCGTGACGAGTTCGCTGCTCGGCGTCACCGTCCTCGGGGAACCGCTTACCGCCCGGAAACTGCTGGGGATCGCCTTCGCCGCGCTCGCGATCTACCTCATCGCCGTCGAATGA
- a CDS encoding DUF7533 family protein translates to MANLGILDMIGLAASLVFALPVGVFGLNRLLDGQTVLGGGLVVVAVAMVLLPQKLTTPMDLPADLAGAAVGTVAKTPEEDEERDRSE, encoded by the coding sequence ATGGCGAACCTGGGGATTCTGGATATGATCGGGTTGGCGGCCTCGCTCGTCTTTGCCCTTCCAGTCGGCGTGTTCGGGCTGAACCGGCTTCTCGATGGGCAGACGGTTCTAGGCGGCGGGCTGGTTGTCGTCGCAGTGGCGATGGTACTGCTCCCTCAAAAGCTCACGACGCCGATGGACCTCCCCGCGGACCTCGCCGGAGCCGCCGTCGGAACGGTCGCCAAAACGCCCGAGGAGGACGAAGAGCGCGACCGCTCGGAGTGA
- a CDS encoding riboflavin synthase, which translates to MFTGIVEATGEVLARTETDDGLRLRIGCPFASELEGGQSVSVNGACLTVEDHDEAGFSVFLAAETVSRTYLGELREGERVNLERAMPADGRFDGHVVQGHVDGVGEVVGIEAVGEDWRFTFSLPDDLANYVVEKGSITVDGISLTVASLSAGEFTVAIIPTTYGETTLSGKEVGDPVHLEADVIAKYVERVTDPYRDRTR; encoded by the coding sequence ATGTTCACCGGGATCGTCGAGGCGACGGGCGAGGTCCTCGCGAGGACCGAGACCGACGACGGACTCCGACTGCGGATCGGCTGTCCGTTCGCGAGCGAACTCGAGGGCGGCCAGAGCGTGAGCGTCAACGGGGCCTGTCTGACCGTCGAGGACCACGACGAGGCGGGGTTCTCGGTCTTCCTCGCCGCCGAAACCGTCTCGCGGACCTATCTGGGCGAGCTGCGGGAGGGCGAACGGGTCAACCTCGAACGCGCGATGCCCGCAGACGGCCGGTTCGACGGCCACGTCGTCCAGGGCCACGTCGACGGCGTGGGCGAAGTGGTGGGGATCGAGGCGGTCGGCGAGGACTGGCGCTTTACCTTTTCGTTGCCGGACGACCTCGCGAACTACGTCGTCGAGAAAGGGTCGATTACAGTCGACGGCATCAGCCTCACCGTCGCCTCCCTCTCGGCGGGGGAGTTCACGGTCGCGATCATCCCGACCACGTACGGGGAGACGACGCTTTCGGGAAAGGAAGTCGGCGATCCGGTGCATCTCGAAGCGGACGTGATCGCCAAGTACGTCGAGCGGGTCACCGACCCGTATCGGGATCGAACTCGGTGA
- a CDS encoding M20 family metallopeptidase, translating into MDDVTELTRDLVAIPSHEDETRAGEFIEAWLCEETDGEVTRDEAGNVFARKGSREGASLALVGHHDVVPPAGTQIEDGEYVLEERDGRLYGRGTADMKGAVAAAMCAFRDSEVSGSSDRSGGSRARDSAPAGELVFASFVGEESGGVGARFAIEAGFVPDYAVVCEGSTNYSKPGVTDVVVAHKGRRGSTITARGAASHASEPEAGENAIYRACEAVDLVRGLDAPTATVLENRLSGSVAVTEIDGGSAMNVIPDHCTVTVDERTVPGERTSLERTGEIGGVEWAVDQDLPPMACSDEGFARAALEAARETQEGAPELVSKPHATDAGWLAEAGTVCVVCGASEPGEAHTDDESVSLSVLERCYRLYRALASKQVG; encoded by the coding sequence ATGGACGACGTGACCGAACTGACCCGCGACCTCGTCGCGATCCCGAGCCACGAGGACGAGACGCGGGCGGGCGAGTTCATCGAGGCATGGCTGTGCGAGGAGACCGACGGCGAGGTAACCCGCGACGAGGCCGGCAACGTCTTCGCCCGGAAAGGATCCCGGGAGGGGGCGTCGCTCGCGCTCGTGGGTCACCACGACGTGGTACCGCCCGCCGGAACACAGATCGAAGACGGCGAGTACGTCCTCGAGGAGCGCGACGGGCGCCTCTACGGTCGGGGCACCGCGGACATGAAAGGCGCCGTGGCGGCGGCGATGTGTGCGTTTCGGGACAGCGAGGTGTCGGGTAGCTCGGACCGGTCGGGCGGCTCCCGAGCGCGAGACAGCGCCCCAGCGGGCGAACTCGTCTTCGCGAGTTTCGTCGGCGAGGAGTCAGGCGGCGTCGGCGCGCGCTTCGCCATCGAGGCGGGCTTCGTACCCGACTACGCCGTCGTCTGTGAGGGTTCGACGAACTACTCGAAACCGGGGGTAACCGACGTGGTCGTCGCCCACAAGGGTCGCCGTGGTAGCACGATCACCGCCCGCGGGGCGGCGAGCCACGCGAGCGAGCCCGAGGCCGGCGAGAACGCGATCTACCGGGCCTGCGAGGCCGTCGACCTCGTTCGGGGACTCGACGCGCCGACGGCGACGGTCCTCGAGAACCGGCTCTCGGGCTCGGTCGCGGTCACCGAGATCGACGGCGGGTCGGCGATGAACGTAATCCCGGATCACTGTACGGTAACGGTCGACGAACGCACCGTGCCCGGCGAGCGCACGTCGCTCGAGCGGACGGGCGAGATCGGCGGCGTCGAGTGGGCGGTCGATCAGGACCTCCCGCCGATGGCCTGTTCGGACGAGGGGTTCGCACGGGCGGCGCTCGAAGCCGCCCGCGAAACCCAAGAGGGAGCCCCCGAACTGGTCTCGAAGCCCCACGCGACGGATGCGGGCTGGCTCGCGGAAGCCGGGACCGTCTGTGTGGTCTGTGGGGCCTCCGAGCCGGGCGAAGCCCACACCGACGACGAGAGCGTCTCGCTTTCGGTACTGGAGCGGTGTTACCGGCTGTACCGGGCGCTCGCGTCGAAACAGGTCGGATGA
- a CDS encoding DUF7532 family protein, with protein MHFDQRTQQALREAGLEREAIVAASDRVAELVAADADDLVGFFEAHGTVYSDMDLAHSREEFPEHAVEYCDLFTHGADIRGYLRFDSWGVPVEGGRVLDEGLVELSLGPTVDARVKFAASRDAL; from the coding sequence ATGCACTTCGATCAGCGCACCCAGCAGGCGCTCCGCGAGGCCGGACTCGAGCGCGAGGCGATCGTCGCGGCCTCCGACCGGGTCGCCGAACTCGTCGCGGCCGACGCCGACGATCTGGTGGGATTTTTCGAGGCCCACGGGACCGTCTACTCCGATATGGACCTCGCCCACAGCCGCGAGGAGTTTCCGGAACACGCCGTCGAGTACTGCGATCTGTTCACCCACGGCGCGGACATCCGGGGGTATCTGCGATTCGACTCGTGGGGCGTGCCCGTCGAGGGTGGGCGGGTGCTGGACGAGGGCCTCGTCGAACTCTCCTTGGGACCGACCGTCGACGCCCGGGTGAAGTTCGCCGCCTCGCGCGACGCCCTATGA
- a CDS encoding DUF7563 family protein, with product MPECQNCGSFVTEAYARVFTPTDIEEPRVCPDCEDLIRDGADVRKARSSRGG from the coding sequence ATGCCAGAGTGTCAGAACTGTGGCTCGTTCGTGACCGAGGCGTACGCTCGCGTGTTCACGCCGACGGACATCGAGGAGCCACGCGTCTGTCCGGACTGTGAGGACCTGATCCGTGACGGTGCGGACGTGCGGAAAGCGCGTTCCTCGCGGGGTGGCTGA
- a CDS encoding PrsW family intramembrane metalloprotease, producing the protein MQRDPVDRETRGKRDLYDVSTWERRSAVDKLAAGLYRVGVAGTKAFVVLLALVFLIAQFVLGGLGAVSDPVVGVLVVLSVVPAFAIAAYIWRSDVTTGEPLSLLVATFLLAVLFAMFAAIVNSFLQPAFSSLPALIGLPLFFFLVVGPVEETVKLLAVRLFAYRDPRFNAVIDGAVYGAAAGLGFATIENAIYITRGLEAGLAGIEVVGAAGGTAATRALAGPGHVLYSAIAGYYLGLAKFNRENAGPIVIKGVLIAAFFHGLYNTLSGIVPGLLVAAASWITPPVALIGFILVYDGLVAYFLYRKLSAYRRAYADAGIRDGDGDPMPELTEFDPDTGR; encoded by the coding sequence ATGCAACGGGACCCGGTCGATCGCGAGACGCGCGGAAAACGCGACCTGTACGACGTCTCGACGTGGGAGCGTCGGTCGGCGGTCGATAAGCTCGCGGCGGGGCTCTATCGCGTCGGCGTCGCGGGAACGAAGGCGTTTGTCGTGCTTTTGGCGCTGGTTTTCCTGATCGCGCAGTTCGTCCTCGGGGGACTGGGTGCGGTCTCGGATCCCGTGGTCGGCGTTCTGGTGGTTCTCTCGGTGGTGCCCGCCTTCGCGATCGCGGCCTACATCTGGCGCAGCGACGTGACGACGGGCGAGCCCCTCTCGCTGTTGGTGGCGACCTTCCTGCTGGCGGTGCTGTTTGCGATGTTCGCCGCGATCGTCAACTCGTTTCTCCAGCCGGCGTTCAGTTCGCTGCCGGCGCTGATCGGGCTGCCGCTGTTTTTCTTCCTCGTGGTCGGCCCCGTCGAGGAGACGGTCAAACTGCTCGCAGTGCGTCTGTTTGCCTACCGCGATCCGCGATTCAACGCCGTCATCGACGGGGCGGTCTACGGCGCGGCCGCCGGACTGGGATTCGCGACCATCGAGAACGCGATCTACATCACGCGGGGCCTGGAGGCCGGTCTCGCCGGGATCGAAGTCGTCGGCGCCGCCGGCGGGACCGCTGCGACCCGCGCGCTGGCGGGACCGGGGCACGTGCTCTATTCGGCGATCGCAGGCTACTACCTCGGGCTTGCGAAGTTCAACCGCGAGAACGCCGGCCCGATCGTCATCAAGGGGGTGTTGATCGCCGCCTTCTTCCACGGGCTGTACAACACGCTCTCGGGGATCGTCCCGGGCCTACTCGTCGCGGCCGCGAGTTGGATCACGCCCCCCGTCGCGCTGATCGGCTTCATCCTCGTCTACGACGGACTCGTCGCCTATTTCCTCTATCGGAAGCTCTCGGCCTACCGGCGCGCGTACGCCGACGCCGGGATCCGCGACGGTGATGGCGACCCGATGCCCGAACTCACCGAGTTCGATCCCGATACGGGTCGGTGA